CCTTCACGGTCTTGCTCAAGGATGTCCAGCGCGTGGACGCCCACAGCTTCAACAGCCTCTATCTCAAGGGCGTGGTCACGCTGCCCGTCTCACTCAGCCACCTCGCCCACCTGATGGGCACCCTGCGCCAGCACGTCACCCCCAAAGCCGAGGGCACCCCCCAGGACGCCTGGGTGCGCGAGGGGGGCTGCGCCGCCGACGAGCCGCTGGACGAGGAAAGCGCCGACCTGACCGGCGCGGCCCCCACCCGGCCCTCCTGAGCGCGCCCCGGTCCCTCCCCTTACCTTCCAAAGCCCTTCTCCTCCAAAGAACGAGGCCCGGAGCCGCTGCCCCGGGCCTCTCGAAGTCGGCCGCCCGCCGCCCGCGCCCCTACGAGCGGGGCGGAAAGGCCAGGTGGCCCTCGAACTGCCACAGCGAGAACTTGCGGGGCTTTTTCTCGGTCAGGGTGCCCTGCATAAAGCCGTGCTGGGTCAAGACATGCACGTCGCAGCGGCCCTCCCCCGCCTCGCAGGCTGCGCGCATCGCCTGGATGTCGCTGTCGAGCGCCGCAGCCCGCTGGCCGTGGGGTTCCGCGAGAATCGTCAGGCGTTTGTTGGGCGCCACGTGGTACTTGCCTTGCAAGGTCAGCATCTCCGCAGCCTAGCCCAGAACGCGGGCGGCAAAAGTTCAGCGCCGCCCGGGGCCGCAAGGGCCGCGCCGTAGGGTCAGGGGGCCACCTGGAAAACCCGCCCGCCTTCCAGCGTGAGCGTGGCGCGCGCCTGTCCCTCCACCGGACCCACCACACACCCCTGGACGGTGGCGGGCGGCTCGCGCCCCAGCACGGCGGCGCAGGGCCTCTCTGCGGTGAGCGGCCCGGCCTGCGCGGCGGCCCGCACCGCCTCGCGGCCATACTCGCGGGCGGCGCGGCCCTGCCACGAGAGCACGGCCACGAGAACCGCGACCCCCGCCACGAACGCCAGCAAGATCAGCCCGAAAGTCCGCATCCGGCCCGCAGGCTAGCGCAGCAGGAGGCGGGCCGCCCTCCGGAGGAGGAGGCTGGGGGCCGCCCCGCGCGGCTGACACGGGCATCAGCGTGGCTGGCCCGGCGGCTCCACCCCTGCGCGTTACACTGGCTCCCGATGAGCAAGGTCATGATTATCGGTGCGGGCGGCGTGGGCAACGTCGTCGCCAAGAAGTGCGCCCAGAACGACGGCGTGTTCACGGAAGTGCTGCTCGCCAGCCGCACGGTGAGCAAGTGCGACAAGATCGTCGCGGAAATCCACGAGCACTTTCCCCAGAGCCGGACGAAGTTCACCACGGCGGCGGTGGACGCCGACAACGTGCCGGAACTCGCCGCCATGATCCGCGACTTTTCCCCCGAACTCGTGATCAACGTGGCGCTGCCCTACCAGGACCTCACGATCATGGACGCCTGCCTGGAAACCGGCGTGCACTATCTCGACACCGCCAACTACGAGCCGAGGGATGTGGCGAAGTTCGAGTACTCCTGGCAGTGGGCCTACCGCGAGCGCTTCGAGAAAGCGGGCCTGATGGCGCTCCTCGGCTGCGGCTTCGACCCCGGCGCGACCAACGTCTTTACCGCCCACCACGCCAAGCACCACTTCTCCGAGATTCACTACCTCGACATCGTGGACTGCAACAACGGCAACCACGGCAAGGCCTTCGCCACCAACTTCAACCCGGAAATCAACATCCGCGAGATCACGGCGAACGGCCGCTACTGGGAAAACGGCGAGTGGGTGGAAACCGCGCCGCTGGAGATCAGCCAGGACATCTACTACCCCAAGGTGGCGACCCGCAAGAGCTACGTGCTGTACCACGAGGAGCTGGAGTCGCTGGTCCAGAACTTTCCGACCATCAAGCGGGCACGGTTCTGGATGACCTTTGGGGAGGCGTACATCAAGCACCTCAACGTGCTGGAGGGCATCGGCATGACCTCCATCGAACCCATCGACTTCCGGGGGCAGAAGATCGCCCCCATCGAGTTCCTCAAGGCCGTGCTGCCCGCGCCCGAGTCGCTGGCGGAGGGCTACACCGGGCAGACCTGCATCGGCGTGCAGGCCAGGGGGCTGGGCAAGAACGGCGAGCCGGACAAGGTGCACTTTGTCTACAACGTCACCGACCACGCCGAGACGTACCGGGAAGTGCAGGCGCAGGGCATCTCCTACACGACCGGCGTGCCCGCCATGATCGGCGCGATGCTGATGCTTCAGGGCGTCTGGAAGAAGCCCGGCGTCTACAACGTCGAGGAGTTCGACCCCGATCCCTTCATCGCCGCGATGAACGAGTGGGGCCTGCCCGTGGACGAACTGGCCGGGATTGAACTCGTCAAGGACTGAGCAGCGCACATCAAAGCGGCGGCCCCTCTGCATGGGCCGCCGCTTTTACTGACTTCACTTCAGGTTCCCCATCGCCTCCCCGATGTAGTTCCACATCGCCTGCATCTCTGGGGTCATGTGCGCCTGATAGGACTCGTTCAGCGTCCCGCCGATGTCCGGACGGCCCCCGGTGAACTCGGCCACCAACCCCCGCCAGCGCCGGGCGAGGGCGACCACGCGCGGGTCTGCGGGCGGGGTTCCGGCCTCCATCTCGCGCAGCACCTCGGCCATCAGGCGGGGCCACTCGGCCTCGACCTCCCCGATGCGGGCCTCGCCGACGATCTCGCGCCGTTCCTCCAGGAAGCGCATCTGCTCGTCGTCGAACTTGGGCTGCTCGCCCACCTGACGGGCCGTGTCCAGCATCTTCTCCACCTTCTCGTTCATGCGAATCACCTCCAAGAGTTCGGCCCACGTCGCCCCCTGCGGGTCCAGCCGTTTCAGGCGTTCCAGCAGCGTCTGTTCGCGCTCCAGCCGCTCCTCCAGCAGGCGGATGTGGGCGGCGAGGACGGCGGCAGGGTCGTGGGCCGGGTCGTGCAGGGCGGCGCGAATCTGCTCCAGCGAGAGGCCCAGCGTCCGCAGGGTCTGAATCTGGTGCAGGGTCCGCACCTCGCGCCCGGAGTAGAGGCGGTGGTCGCCGTCGGTGCGCTCGTCGGGGCGCAGCAGGCCGATCTGGTCGTAATGGCGCAGGGTCCGCACCGTGACGCCGCTGCGCTGAGCGAGTTCCCCGATTCTGAGTTTCACCGCTCTTCCTCCGTCCCGCACCGTAAGGGCTGACGTAGCGTCCGGTTCAAGCCCCCGGCGGGGTCAGTCCGGGTCGCCGCTGCCCTTGCCGGTGCGGGCTTCCAAAAACCGTTGCTGGGTTTCCCAGGCGCGGCGGGCGCTCTCGCGGGAGGAGGTGTCCGGCCCGGCGATGCGGCGAATCTGCCCCAGGGCGCGTTCCAGTTCGGCGGGGTCGCGCTCGTCTTCCGGCTGCGCCTTCCAGGCCTGGACGGTGCCGGGAAGGTAGTCGCCCAGCCCCTGCCGGGCGTCGAAGGCGCGGCGGGGGTCCCCGCCCTCGCGGGCCTGCACCGCCACGGTCTCGAGGTGGTCCACGGTGGAGAGCACCTCGCCCGCCAGCGCGGACGGCAGGCCCCGGCACAGTTCACGCACGTCGAGCTGGGGAAGCACCTCGGCGCTGGGCTGGGCGGGGAGGGCGGCGGGGGTAGGCTGAGGGACCGTGGGAATGGATGGGGCCGCGGGCAGTCCAGCTTCGTGAATCAGGGCCGCGCCCCGGAAGGCCGCCAGCCCTACGCCCACGAAGGCGAGCGACAGCACCGCCAGCATCAGCCACGGTCCGCCGAACACGCCGCCCACGGCCACCGCCGGAATCAGCAGCGCGAGCACGGCGGCCGCCTCGGGCCGCGCGAAGACCGCCCGCAGGTTCGCCCCCGTGCGGGGGTGGCCGAACAGCAGCGCGAGCGTCAGCGCCACAAGCAGCAAGACCGCCAGGGCTGGCAGCGGTTCGCCCCGCGAGAACACCAGGCTCAGCACGAAAATCGGAATCACCAGCGCGAACAGGCCCAGCTGCGCTTCCTTGCGCCGCCGCCTGCTGCGCCGCGCGGAGGGCGCCAGGGCAGGGGGCGACGGGTCGGGGCCGGGCGCAGGGTCCATGGCTCCAGTATCACCCCCGGCGGGCGGGGAGGGGTCCCCCCCCCGCACACAGGCGAGCGCAACCGCCCCCAGAGCGACGGGAAGGCGCCGCAGTCCCCTCCAGAACGTTGGCGGGGTTACCGGGAACAGCCGCGGACCCTGAAGGGAGGGAGGGCGCGGAAGCGGAAGCCTGCGCCTCCTGGGGTCAGGCCGCGTCGCCCTTGTCCAGCCGCGCGAAGACCATGCGGCCCATGTTGGTCTGCACGTTGTTCACGACCTGCACGCGGGCAGGCTTGCCCCGGAACTTCAGGCCGTCTTCGACCACGACCATCGTGCCGTCTTCGAGGTAACCGACGCCCTGGCCAGGCTGCTGGCCGCTTTTGGTGACCGTGACGGTGAGCAGGTCCCCGGCCTGCACCTGGGCCTTGAGGGCGGCGGCGGCGGCGTGCAGGCTCAGGACGTCCAGGCCGTGCAGCCGGGCCACCCGGCCCAGGTTGCCGTCGTTGGTGAGCAGCTTGCCGCCGGTCTCGCGGGCCAGGCGCACCAGCCGGTCGTCCACCGTCTTCAGGGCGGGGTCGTCCCAGTCCTCGACGCGCAGGGGGCGCACCGCGCGCAGCT
The sequence above is a segment of the Deinococcus budaensis genome. Coding sequences within it:
- a CDS encoding MerR family transcriptional regulator, producing MKLRIGELAQRSGVTVRTLRHYDQIGLLRPDERTDGDHRLYSGREVRTLHQIQTLRTLGLSLEQIRAALHDPAHDPAAVLAAHIRLLEERLEREQTLLERLKRLDPQGATWAELLEVIRMNEKVEKMLDTARQVGEQPKFDDEQMRFLEERREIVGEARIGEVEAEWPRLMAEVLREMEAGTPPADPRVVALARRWRGLVAEFTGGRPDIGGTLNESYQAHMTPEMQAMWNYIGEAMGNLK
- a CDS encoding saccharopine dehydrogenase family protein, translated to MSKVMIIGAGGVGNVVAKKCAQNDGVFTEVLLASRTVSKCDKIVAEIHEHFPQSRTKFTTAAVDADNVPELAAMIRDFSPELVINVALPYQDLTIMDACLETGVHYLDTANYEPRDVAKFEYSWQWAYRERFEKAGLMALLGCGFDPGATNVFTAHHAKHHFSEIHYLDIVDCNNGNHGKAFATNFNPEINIREITANGRYWENGEWVETAPLEISQDIYYPKVATRKSYVLYHEELESLVQNFPTIKRARFWMTFGEAYIKHLNVLEGIGMTSIEPIDFRGQKIAPIEFLKAVLPAPESLAEGYTGQTCIGVQARGLGKNGEPDKVHFVYNVTDHAETYREVQAQGISYTTGVPAMIGAMLMLQGVWKKPGVYNVEEFDPDPFIAAMNEWGLPVDELAGIELVKD